The following coding sequences are from one Fibrobacter sp. window:
- a CDS encoding glycosyl hydrolase, producing MRFTKFAMMFGLVAATSFAAQYEAEDATFTDEASLGTSAAASGGKYVKMNSGEITFSDVSVDKAGQYTIVIHYMNNYGGSKINNVVVGSASSAVTFEVTEKNTFVDVETVLSLAAGKNTISITKSWGWIDVDYIDVKPYKAKAFDICNAPVTKTATPSAIKLYNFLVNNFGKKTISGVMTGNMDAYTKGDFTKHEDVQVVYQKSGKYPALVGVDLMNATGANKDDSWFQQYTEKAIDIAKTTWKKGGIPAFTWHWRPGDEVEFYVKGAHETYTEFDFTEAFMTGTTNWDTVSTAYKALVADIDTVSKIFIGLQKEGIAAIFRPLHESGGSWFWWSTHTGKQFAALYQLLYERMVFKNGVNNLIWDFNPKDASMMSWTPGETYYDVLSVDIYNDPNDHQSNSAAFIDLTNKASTNKLISLSENGPIPDVDNMYEDGATWSWWMPWYDSWSSGFISQTSEEIWLKNLADERIITLDEMPGWDNYNEAAAATKVCPTSTANAKFGADTTNKEDYKNLMMAVTYTALNDSGANIELQKVPNLTGATSVSLTITNNGSGGKDNGIWVGLAFVRNGMEDDAWTWEMSPSTGCWINDGATSTCEFDITEYEDKAGEKHAMDLGNLFSVTLMVAAEGFEGTVIFDDLVADNGKVISAFDKKTELFKVANQSKGHVSKIELVDETGAPAAIKRMPVATSGKISVSGNVVSFTTAKSGNVSVDVFGMNGKRIATLYNGTIMAGSNSFSLENMPQGRYIVRVKTAGFTATRPVLVR from the coding sequence ATGAGATTCACAAAATTCGCAATGATGTTTGGACTTGTCGCGGCAACCTCTTTCGCCGCGCAGTACGAAGCCGAAGACGCCACCTTCACGGATGAAGCCTCTCTCGGCACGAGTGCCGCCGCCTCCGGCGGAAAATATGTCAAGATGAACAGCGGGGAAATCACGTTCTCCGATGTCTCCGTCGACAAAGCCGGCCAGTACACCATCGTCATTCATTACATGAACAACTATGGCGGATCCAAGATCAATAACGTCGTTGTCGGAAGCGCCTCCTCTGCGGTTACTTTCGAAGTCACAGAAAAGAACACGTTCGTCGACGTGGAAACGGTTCTGAGCCTCGCCGCAGGCAAGAACACCATCAGCATCACCAAGAGTTGGGGCTGGATCGACGTGGACTACATCGATGTCAAGCCTTACAAAGCGAAGGCGTTCGACATCTGCAACGCCCCGGTAACAAAGACCGCCACCCCGTCCGCAATCAAGCTTTACAATTTCTTGGTCAACAACTTTGGCAAGAAGACCATTTCCGGCGTGATGACCGGCAACATGGACGCCTACACCAAGGGCGACTTCACCAAGCACGAAGACGTTCAGGTCGTATACCAGAAATCCGGCAAGTACCCGGCGCTCGTCGGAGTGGACCTGATGAACGCTACCGGTGCCAACAAGGACGATTCCTGGTTCCAGCAGTACACCGAAAAGGCCATCGATATCGCCAAGACCACCTGGAAAAAAGGCGGCATTCCGGCATTCACGTGGCACTGGCGTCCGGGTGACGAAGTGGAATTCTACGTGAAAGGCGCACACGAGACCTACACGGAATTTGACTTCACCGAAGCGTTTATGACCGGCACGACCAACTGGGATACCGTTTCGACCGCCTACAAGGCTCTCGTCGCCGACATCGACACCGTCTCCAAGATTTTCATCGGCCTCCAGAAAGAAGGCATCGCCGCCATCTTCCGCCCGTTGCATGAATCCGGTGGTAGCTGGTTCTGGTGGAGCACGCATACCGGCAAGCAGTTTGCGGCCCTCTACCAGTTGCTCTACGAACGCATGGTGTTCAAGAACGGCGTCAACAACCTCATTTGGGATTTCAACCCGAAGGACGCCTCCATGATGTCCTGGACTCCGGGCGAAACCTACTATGACGTGTTGAGCGTCGACATCTACAACGATCCGAACGATCACCAGAGCAACAGCGCGGCCTTTATCGACCTTACCAACAAGGCCAGCACCAACAAGCTTATTTCCCTCAGCGAAAACGGCCCGATTCCCGATGTGGACAACATGTACGAAGACGGTGCCACTTGGAGCTGGTGGATGCCGTGGTACGATTCCTGGTCTTCAGGCTTCATCAGCCAGACTTCCGAAGAGATATGGCTTAAGAACCTCGCCGACGAACGCATCATCACTCTCGACGAAATGCCCGGCTGGGATAACTACAACGAAGCTGCCGCCGCAACGAAGGTTTGCCCGACTTCTACCGCCAACGCCAAGTTCGGCGCAGACACGACCAACAAAGAAGACTACAAGAACCTGATGATGGCCGTGACCTATACGGCGCTGAACGACAGCGGCGCAAACATCGAACTCCAGAAGGTGCCGAACCTCACCGGTGCAACAAGCGTCTCGCTGACGATTACGAACAATGGCTCGGGCGGTAAAGACAATGGCATCTGGGTTGGTCTCGCCTTCGTGCGCAACGGCATGGAAGATGACGCCTGGACCTGGGAAATGTCCCCCTCCACCGGCTGCTGGATCAACGACGGCGCGACTTCGACTTGCGAATTCGACATCACCGAATACGAGGACAAAGCCGGCGAAAAGCACGCGATGGACCTCGGCAACCTCTTCTCCGTAACGTTGATGGTCGCCGCCGAGGGCTTCGAAGGGACGGTCATCTTTGACGACCTCGTAGCGGACAACGGCAAGGTGATTTCCGCATTCGACAAGAAGACGGAACTCTTCAAGGTTGCAAACCAGAGCAAGGGTCACGTGAGCAAGATTGAACTCGTCGACGAAACGGGCGCCCCCGCCGCCATCAAGCGCATGCCCGTCGCCACTTCCGGCAAGATCAGCGTCTCCGGCAACGTCGTCTCGTTCACGACGGCAAAATCCGGCAACGTATCGGTCGACGTATTCGGCATGAACGGCAAGCGAATCGCCACGCTCTACAACGGCACAATCATGGCCGGCAGCAACTCGTTCAGCCTCGAAAACATGCCGCAGGGCCGCTATATCGTACGCGTGAAAACTGCCGGATTTACGGCGACAAGACCCGTTCTCGTGCGCTAA